Proteins from a single region of Hydra vulgaris chromosome 12, alternate assembly HydraT2T_AEP:
- the LOC100203426 gene encoding uncharacterized protein LOC100203426 isoform X20, with protein MRIAVQYIFILTLCGSSHGTSKVKRDISDLKNDPILSSIFAPDKENSRRDRSILNDHHDSNLKKQLLENTDKQKRDADLLPELMTLNSNSNNNEPIISKPIPIPDNDPALLVLDTSQSAVNPSALFANFLPLNSDAQQGSFLSWYPWSGKVNTISNKPYAMSKKSVLPNIFEDINIPLTVDKKDDVPHVHRTSFPVQLRVHSPNENLLGIVPHVPEYGETVASIQTARTLVENTRSSIPHPSDNLAIKAPEDEVIVTKSIIPNTVFTNIPAPATVEKKSVTNEQKRQYIPAMQLNNLFYPQYQQYQIPQYSNYLQYPTINVQQSPIVQPMYPSTIQSLQQQSAISNEPCTDQYPMCTGFAKNNYCFNYPDLMKIQCRKSCGHCIPLLTPVETVIANDTTPNVENQSKSAVIKAANGKDSKKSNDKGSKLTEKVKKVKSKSKIATTVVHKKPNEKLKTQTIKHEEFDGKATVSTSKYKNEGIDEEDSGSGSSGSGLDAEGESGLSEESGSGVNTVNTKSFNVSKILITKNNTKLHTTVKKLLDAKIQGTEKKSRRSKIPDKKQISHPEFSEFKLPVKKSVIPVSSLALADKNGDDIDSGSGDSLIETASTKSKIVSNVTEKSSEQQSAKPLPKVLIKTVKKKNSKSILINVPKSKNKNIGHSHNVSIIAKPKSKKQKIKKQGVNIKIVHKEKKNKAKTKRNQHKISVVKKNKGEKNVTVKVENKSTKNKTNITKKDEQIIVKKQEISQRPENANSAIFASKYPRIDLRAIANALAKYESAALELAGEYPKPAQFDMTEYQRSSIPRPETLYVNNIEQNIQIAELVTKTERDKKNIIPKYLKLSTDVFKDGDSFLDTENADSLDSVRRRFEIPGIEPTLNDYYSETGKINPFSSKQSRYKKSQIMKIKTMNTSSDPYEYLRNMPPGASMEPIEDPRKRSNIPSDHSFPVFLMKVSPADQKYKPEEASKRGKVHHLNAEGLPIDDKENGNNNAPIASSPVEDHHATQQNFVNSALVSPMNIPSYPQAMQFVSPPYMQPGFFQYPGVPALSEEHAAVSPPIGFTVEQLTAPRTSAAFAHEDQVTAENQPKDSLRSKMLSAFFTVKNGEGVSDEGSGGTSNDKIGKSNLVETGSGDGNEDAQKPVISLHNLLKNDLLLSDDKSSNIGKSSSSKSPSNNQQDSSANYLRSNLAALTPESGKSNTDEQSVMSGEHAMSTKMRKTQETNWMRPNPESELASALPESYIDSSDLNKVEQQSGNELEIVPKRKIKGNLMKNAPGDAHISNYLVKKHSKEAFEKHSFHLLKPLHHDRFNEKSINHLLTEAEEDANLSSKFKDHKLNINFNKNPAYHDNRNEYDSDRYSIFDSQKSKIRHKLTYFPGKGKHLSKFINNSTVNFNILLNRNFPHEYNYLLRPLSIVNSVHKKSFPSIYIPANHHFERYHPVLKKNLIQHTLKNINHGKMKTASNKVYFRQLSNKVHTTQSSHVRPQNLIDGKYIEQPVDLKTVLKTFLQSQAKGSLGYAFYDKLLSNGYPKKIDSKRRKVAANSKSVPSKETSSHQNSLNQAFLMENASPRDQIPSKYITTKKAIMQADMVRGQPTSDITKKFINQKKVLSKNLFESFPSQDIAITHLKDDIDKSILMEFPKSPFSSHNVNSFPKEANNPLNTKRFVNKNLLISLNSKSSQNNQNDGNSNRDEIPNFNRDNIQNNIPYLWRQYSNSIVPSTSVASESPDFQMPVQVSFSKQESSLLSAKVGSAKYEQNPIAQIVASKQLDAGSSQNYLNQPGVAVQPLLHNTIESKKQTITQGVRKNLIKQQPDLDCGDDWEGARGDFGTFCYKEIKVKATFDDALAECRRLKGDLFSILNAYENRYLQDNIHERFWIGYRDKGMDGNWNWTDGSKSIYTNWANNADGDDSKRFDCVYVEADQGLWKDAPCNKKQPFLCKKKKEVCPKDWKNLKLNSANGCYKLFETSLGWEDAEHECEKNHSHLASLTSEDEQTMVYQVHSSKSFWIGFNDRENEGDWMWSDRTTSSYTNWAERAPTNGGLSCTSMIDGGKWHDEPCGEKYKFVCKRKGPQPEKNEGLDSDGVLLPVARLMMRPETSPSHIYDDIAKGGLHPVTPKFFWPLLKISKSGLAGNRPMAAHGGVRVVPGGVALDGIHGFLDGGDFHGKCLADPKKCIKGFTIAIHVYFDKIVRQYKKEHCVIDTSGGGKGFTIFIANNKLNYKVVTDEQTWHLQTDLTVEIWEQIVMTWHKDKGLSVFVNGAFKDAETTSKKSVIVSNGPTRLIVGREDKDKGPYSCTKMVVASVAIFTKMLSIEDVPYAFTYGDTVVASYRWLMSGVQESVIPGAPEIEVKNTPTDIDGGIFIDGAKNWLEIDELDPMISDVYSKAKHGFAISFKIKFDQRVREYKEPRYVIDSGGHVGGIRGVSVFVVNDNLYFQVIDSPDEDVLIWKVRVPVYTVRWQRVMMSWRLDKGLWVYLDGAFRGFTKTPITLPEEIKEIPKKLVVGRKIIGPDYAGAQFAFGCLAVYGRYLSHKESSLVFGGADNPFPGIIREVWKNLPGENITVLEKNPDYPNNPTTIEIIENFDAPFNVDNDYGSKVKGYFIAPETGNTTFYLSCSKSCKLFFSADEESKNKTVIISLNKPTWHNQWNKYANQSSKEIYLVAGKFYFLEAIQKGVDASDSLSVGVRMPTGRYQRPISIENLQWRLPGNQHAGLIREVWYNIPGYSISDLTSNINFPSKPSSTEVLDKFDAPFNVDDNYGSRISGYFRAPDTGDYRFYLATDSSGELWLSSDDSESNLVKLITLNGWTDHNQWLKYPEQRSEKIFLVSGQYYFIRVYMKADKLGDCASVAVELPSGHFEGPIKKKHLSWKLTSSKEGPGPKEIIEPLPKPVGLFALNDASVKDILLPGENKIILGDVDLTSGPTGLKDDAFLFKGNRSSYIEIPNDGKLDVKHSLTILANIYPMGEDGPIINFKRDGWGVHLWQFSKTQLFVRFVTREGKMSMQPLGTRVLQLNKWNQVGATYDKSSGVAQLWHDGKMVKSRNIGQVDLLTNAPIRLGAREGDDRFFKGKISCIQIYDRALSADQIGEVKHCPKQSKESESVENRIGEDTEEELIVTRCDPSPCLNSGECIDDDKKIDGYKCICTSDFTGKHCQVSKPAAENPVMKRTIISYIKKGEEPIKQTTSKADESLLLYQKIGCYKDDFLNSDLKIKIPEISNLTQDHCVRACAKEDNSSSYFGLQNGVFCFCGNKYGKYGKIADSFCNKVCPGNSEENCGGEFANNLFFFGRSKNYTIKTFTGKQQGAGTDAKIYVELLGDRGNSDFRQLDNAIDKYEPGSADQQTFALPDLGNLKRVRILHDNSGSAPSWFLSKVEVTDELGHTEEFPCNDWLSETQSGGKLERDLFAKSIISKPS; from the exons ATGAGAATAGCAGTTCAGTATATTTTCATTCTTACACTTTGTGGATCTTCACATGGAACATCCaaag TGAAGCGTGATATATCCGACTTGAAGAATGATCCGATCCTTAGTTCTATTTTCGCTCCTGATAAGGAAAACAGCAGAAGGGATAGGTCAATCTTAAATGATCACCatgatagtaatttaaaaaaacaattgttagaGAACACtgataaacaaaaaagagaTGCCGACTTGTTGCCAGAGTTGATGACATTAAATTCTAATAGCAACAATAATGAACCAATTATCAGTAAACCTATACCAATACCTGATAATGATCCAGCTCTTCTTGTTCTTGATACATCACAATCAGCAGTCAACCCATCTGCAttgtttgctaattttttaCCACTTAATTCTGATGCTCAGCAAG GATCTTTTCTTTCTTGGTATCCATGGAGTGGCAAAGTCAATACCATTTCTAATAAACCTTATGCAATGAGTAAAAAATCTGTATTGCCCAACATCTTTGAAGATATTAATATTCCTTTGACTG TAGATAAGAAAGATGATGTTCCACATGTTCATCGTACCTCTTTTCCAGTACAACTTAGAGTTCATTCTCCCAATGAAAATTTGTTGGGAATAGTTCCACATGTTCCAGAATATG gCGAAACTGTTGCTTCGATACAAACAGCTAGAACTTTAGTTGAAAATACTAGAAGTTCAATTCCACATCCTTCAGACAATTTAGCAATCAAAGCTCCAGAAGATGAAGTTATTGTGACCAAAAGCATTATTCCTAACACTGTATTTACAAATATACCTGCGCCAGCAACTGTTGAAAAAAAGTCTGTTACCAATGAACAAAAGCGTCAATACATTCCTGCAATGCagttaaacaatttgttttaccCACAATACCAACAGTATCAAATTCCACAATATTCGAACTACTTGCAATATCCAACAATTAATGTTCAACAGAGCCCAATAGTGCAACCTATGTATCCATCAACAATTCAAAGTCTGCAACAGCAAAGTGCCAtttcaa atgaacCTTGCACTGATCAATATCCAATGTGTACAGGCTTTGCAAAAAACAACTACTGTTTTAATTACCCTGATCTCATGAAAATTCAGTGTCGTAAATCATGTGGACATTGTA TTCCGTTACTTACACCTGTGGAAACAGTGATTGCAAATGATACCACTCCAAATGTTGAAAACCAATCAAAATCAGCTGTAATTAAAGCAGCCAATGGTAAAGATTCTAAAAAATCTAATGATAAAGGTTCAAAGTTaacagaaaaagtaaaaaaagtaaaatcaaaat ccaAAATAGCAACAACTGTTGTGCACAAAAAACCAAATGAGAAGTTGAAGACTCAAACTATTAAACATGAAGAGTTTGATGGAAAAGCAACTGTTTCAactagcaaatataaaaatgaaggAATCGATGAAGAAGATAGTGGCTCTGGGTCAAGTGGTTCTGGATTAGATGCTGAGGGTGAAAGTGGTCTGAGTGAAGAGTCAGGATCCGGAGTTAATACTGTGAacacaaaatcttttaatgtcagtaaaatcttaataacaaaaaataatacaaaactcCACACAACTGTGAAAAAGTTGTTAGATGCAAAAATTCAAGGTACTGAAAAAAAGAGCAGAAGAAGCAAAATACCTGATAAGAAACAGATATCACATCCAGAATTTAGTGAATTCAAACTACCAGTAAAAAAGAGTGTTATTCCTGTCTCATCACTTGCATTAGCTGATAAAAATGGAGATGATATAGATAGCGGTTCAGGTGACTCATTGATTGAAACTGCttcaacaaaaagtaaaattgtttcaaatgtaaCTGAAAAATCATCAGAGCAGCAATCAGCTAAACCACTTCCAAAAGTATTAATTAAaacagtaaagaaaaaaaactctaaaagcATTCTTATTAATGttccaaaatctaaaaataaaaacattgggCATTCACATAATGTTTCCATTATTGCAAAgccaaaaagcaaaaaacaaaaaatcaaaaaacaaggagtaaatattaaaattgttcataaagaaaaaaaaaataaagcgaAGACAAAAAGAAACCAACACAAAATTTCAG TTGTGAAGAAAAACAAGGGAGAGAAAAATGTGACTGTTAAAGTGGaaaacaaatcaacaaaaaacaaaacaaacattacAAAGAAAGATGaacaaataatagttaaaaagcAGGAGATAAGCCAAAGACCAGAAAATGCTAACTCTGCCATATTTGCAAGCAAATATCCAAGGATTGATCTTCGTGCAATTGCTAATGCATTGGCTAAATATGAATCAGCTGCTTTAGAATTAGCAGGTGAATACCCAAAACCAGCACAATTCGACATGACTGAATATCAAAGATCGAGTATACCTCGTCCAGAAACTCTTTATGTAAACAACATTgaacaaaatatacaaatagctGAACTTGTTACTAAAACCGAacgagataaaaaaaatataataccaaagtatttaaaactttccaCTGATGTTTTCAAAGATGGAGATTCCTTTCTTGATACAGAAAATGCTGATAGCCTTGATTCAGTGAGGCGGCGATTTGAAATTCCAGGAATAGAACCAACTTTGAATGACTACTACTCTGAAACTGGAAAAATCAATCCGTTTTCTTCAAAACAAAGCAGATATAAAAAGAGCCAGATtatgaaaatcaaaacaatGAATACATCTTCAGATCCTTATGAATACTTGAGAAATATGCCGCCTGGGGCTTCTATGGAACCTATAGAAGATCCAAGAAAGCGTTCAAATATTCCATCAGATCATTCGTTTCCAGTGTTTCTAATGAAAGTATCACCTGCTGACCAAAAATATAAACCAGAAGAAG CCTCAAAGCGAGGAAAAGTTCACCACTTAAATGCAGAAGGCTTACCTATTGATGATAAAGAGAATGGAAACAATAATGCTCCTATAGCATCATCTCCGGTAGAAGATCATCATGCCACTCAACAAAATTTTGTGAACTCTGCATTAGTAAGTCCAATGAATATACCTTCATATCCCCAAGCAATGCAGTTTGTTTCGCCGCCTTACATGCAACCTGGGTTTTTTCAGTATCCAGGAGTACCAGCCTTATCCGAGGAACATGCAGCAGTTTCTCCACCAATAGGTTTTACAGTTGAACAGCTCACAGCACCTAGAACAAGTGCTGCTTTTGCACATGAAGATCAAGTTACAGCTGAAAATCAGCCAAAGGATTCTTTAc gaaGCAAGATGTTAAGTgctttttttactgtaaaaaatGGAGAGGGTGTTTCAGATGAAGGATCTGGCGGAACCTCAAATGATAAAATAggaaaaa GCAATTTAGTTGAGACAGGGTCAGGCGATGGTAATGAAGATGCACAAAAACCAGTTATTTCACTTCATAACCttcttaaaaatgatttactgTTATCAGATGACAAATCATCTAATATCGGAAAATCTAGCAGTTCAAAAAGCCCATCAAACAACCAACAGGATTCCTCTGCAAATTATTTGCGGTCTAACTTAGCAGCGCTTACTCCAGAGAGTGGAAAGTCAAATACTGATGAACAATCTGTTATGTCTGGTGAACATGCAATGTCTACAAAAATGAGAAAAACTCAAGAAACTAACTGGATGCGTCCAAATCCCGAGTCTGAACTAGCATCAGCATTACCTGAATCATACATAGATTCTTCAG atttgaACAAAGTTGAACAACAATCAGGAAATGAGTTAGAAATAGttcctaaaagaaaaataaaaggaaatttaatgaaaaacgCTCCTGGAGATGCTCACATTTCTAATTACTTGGTAAAAAAACACAGCAAAGAAGCTTTTGAGAAACACAGTTTTCATTTGCTTAAACCCTTGCATCATGACCGTTTTAATGAAAAGAGTATAAACCATCTTTTAACAGAAGCTGAAGAAGACGCAAATCTAAGCTCTAAGTTTAAGGaccataaattaaatattaattttaataaaaacccaGCTTATCATGATAACAGAAATGAATATGATTCTGATAGATATTCAATATTTGACTCTCAAAAGTCAAAGATTAGGCATAAATTGACTTATTTTCCTGGTAAAGGAAAGCATCTCAGTAAATTTATCAATAACAGTACTGTTAactttaatatacttttaaatcgAAATTTTCCTCATgagtataattatttattaaggcCACTTAGTATAGTAAATTcagtacataaaaaaagttttccctcTATATATATACCTGCCAATCATCATTTTGAAAGATATCatccagttttaaaaaaaaatctaattcaGCATactttaaagaatattaatCATGGTAAAATGAAAACAGCGTCaaataaagtttactttagACAACTTTCTAACAAAGTTCATACTACTCAATCTTCCCATGTACGTCCTCAAAATTTGATTGATGGAAAATATATTGAACAGCCTGTTGATCTCAAAACagtattaaaaacttttcttcaaaGCCAAGCAAAAGGTTCTCTTGGTTATGCCTTTTATGATAAACTACTATCAAATGGTTATCcaaaaaaaatagattcaaaGAGAAGAAAAGTTGCTGCAAACAGCAAAAGTG TTCCTTCAAAGGAGACTTCTAGTCATCAAAATTCAT TGAACCAAGCATTTTTAATGGAAAATGCTTCACCGCGCGATCAAATACCATCAAAGTATATTACAACCAAAAAAGCAATAATGCAAGCAGATATGGTACGAGGACAACCAACATCtgatataactaaaaaatttattaaccaaaaaaaagttttgagtaaaaacttatttgagaGTTTCCCATCCCAAGATATTGCCATAACTCATCtaaaagatgatattgataaatCTATTCTTATGGAGTTTCCTAAATCACCTTTTTCATCTCACAATGTAAATAGTTTTCCTAAAGAAGCTAACAATCCTTTAAACACAAAAAGATTTGTAAACAAGAACTTATTAATATCTTTGAACTCAAAATCatctcaaaataatcaaaatgatGGAAATTCTAACAGAGATGAAATACCTAATTTTAACAGagataatatacaaaacaatatTCCATACTTATGGAGACAGTATTCTAACAGTATAGTTCCAAGTACTTCTGTTGCTTCTGAATCTCCAGATTTTCAAATGCCAGTTCAAGTTTCATTCAGCAAGCAAGAATCTTCTTTACTTTCTGCAAAAGTAGGTTCTGCAAAGTATGAACAAAACCCTATTGCTCAAATTGTAGCAAGCAAGCAGTTAGATGCTG GTTCTAGTCAGAATTATCTTAATCAACCTGGAGTTGCAGTGCAACCTTTATTGCATAATACAAtagaatcaaaaaaacaaacaataacacaAGGTGTTcgtaaaaaccttataaaacaACAACCAGATCTTGATTGTGGGGATGATTGGGAAGGTGCTCGCGGAGATTTTGGAACATTCtgttataaagaaattaaagtaaaagcTACATTTGATGATGCCCTTGCAGAGTGTCGAAGACTAAAGGGAGATCTTTTTAgtatattaaatgcttatgaAAATCGATATCTTCAAGATAATATACATGAAAGGTTTTGGATTGGTTACAGAGATAAAg gTATGGATGGTAACTGGAATTGGACTGATGGTAGTAAGagtatttatacaaattggGCTAATAATGCAGATGGTGATGACAGCAAACGATTTGATTGCGTTTATGTTGAAGCTGACCAAGGGTTGTGGAAAGATGCACCTTGcaataaaaaacaaccttttttatgtaaaaagaaaaaagaag tttgtccAAAAGattggaaaaatttaaaacttaattcagCTAACGGTTgctataaactttttgaaacatCATTGGGATGGGAAGATGCAGAGCATGAATGTGAAAAAAACCATTCACATTTAGCAAGTTTAACAAGTGAAGACGAACAAACAATggtttatcag gtGCATTCATCAAAGTCTTTTTGGATTGGGTTTAATGACCGAGAGAATGAAGGAGATTGGATGTGGAGTGATAGAACGACCTCTTCATACACAAATTGGGCTGAAAGGGCACCAACTAATGGTGGTCTAAGTTGTACTTCAATGATAGATGGTGGGAAGTGGCATGATGAACCTTGTGGCGAAAAGtataaatttgtttgtaaaagaAAAGGCCCACAACCAGAGAAAAATGAAGGGTTGGATAGTGATGGAGTATTACTTCCAGTTGCTCGATTAATGATGAGACCTGAAACCTCTCCAAGCCATATTTATGATGACATAGCAAAAGGTGGCTTACATCCAG tgactccaaaatttttttggccTCTGTTGAAGATTAGTAAATCTGGTCTAGCAGGCAATAGACCTATGGCAGCTCATGGTGGTGTTAGAGTTGTGCCTGGGGGGGTTGCTTTAGATGGTATTCATGGCTTTTTAGATGGTGGAGATTTTCATGGAAAGTGTCTAGCAGATCCTAAGAAATGTATTAAAGGCTTTACAATAGCAATACAT gtttattttgataaaattgtcAGGCAGTACAAAAAAGAGCATTGCGTAATTGACACATCTGGAGGAGGTAAAGGCTTCAcaatttttattgctaataacAAACTGAATTATAAAGTTGTTACAGATGAGCAAACATGGCATCTTCAAACAGATCTCACTGTAGAAATTTGGGAACAAATTGTTATGACCTGGCATAAAGATAAAGGATTATCAGTGTTTGTTAATGGAGCCTTTAAAGATGCAGAAACTACAAGTAAAAAGTCTGTTATAGTTTCTAACGGACCCACACGTTTAATTGTTGGCAGAGAAGATAAAGATAAAGGCCCATACTCATGTACAAA gatgGTTGTGGCCTCAGTTGCTATTTTCACCAAAATGCTTTCAATTGAAGATGTACCGTATGCATTCACTTATGGAGATACTGTTGTTGCCAGTTATCGATGGCTAATGTCAGGTGTTCAAGAATCAGTTATTCCTGGTGCACCTGAAATTGAAGTAAAGAATACCCCAA ctGATATAGATGGAGGTATATTTATTGACGGAGCAAAAAATTGGTTAGAAATTGATGAGTTAGATCCAATGATTAGTGATGTTTACTCGAAAGCTAAACATGGTTTTGcaatcagttttaaaataaaatttgatcaaCGGGTTAGAGAATACAAAGAGCCACGATATGTTATTGACTCGGGTGGTCATGTGGGTGGAATTAGAGGTGTGTCTGTATTTGTTGTCAATGACAACTTATACTTTCAGGTTATTGATAGCCCTGATGAAGATGTTTTGATATGGAAAGTTCGAGTTCCTGTTTACACTGTTCGATGGCAGCGAGTAATGATGAGCTGGAGGCTCGACAAAGGATTGTGGGTATATTTGGATGGCGCTTTTCGGGGGTTTACAAAAACACCTATAACCTTGCCAGAGGAAATTAAAGAAATACCAAAAAAGTTAGTTGTTGGTAGAAAAATCATAGGGCCTGATTATGCTGGAGCGCAATTTGCCTTTGGTTGTTTAGCTGTTTATGGTCGATACCTTTCACACAAAGAGTCAAGTTTGGTTTTTGGTGGAGCTGACAACCCATTTCCTGGCATTATTAGAGAAGTGTGGAAAAATTTACCAGGAGAAAATATTactgttttagaaaaaaatcctGATTACCCAAACAACCCAACAActattgaaataattgaaaattttgatgctCCGTTTAATGTTGATAATGACTATGGCTCTAAAGTGAAAGGCTATTTCATTGCACCTGAAACTGGaaatacaacattttatttgtCATGCAGTAAATCTtgtaagttgttttttagtgcTGATGAAGAATCAAAGAACAAGACTGTAATAATTTCTCTTAATAAACCAACATGGCACAATCAATGGAACAA atatGCTAACCaatcatcaaaagaaatttatttagttgctgggaagttttattttcttgaagCAATTCAGAAAGGTGTTGATGCAAGTGATTCACTTAGTGTTGGTGTTCGTATGCCTACTGGAAGATATCAAAGGCCAATTAGTATAGAAAATCTGCAATGGCGTTTACCAG GTAATCAACATGCAGGTTTAATCAGAGAAGTGTGGTATAACATACCTGGCTATTCTATATCAGATTTAACATCAAACATTAACTTCCCATCTAAACCATCCAGTACAGAAGTGCTTGATAAATTTGATGCTCCTTTTAATGTAGATGATAACTATGGCTCACGAATATCAGGGTATTTTCGTGCTCCTGACACTGGCGATTACAG gTTTTATTTGGCAACTGATAGTAGTGGAGAACTTTGGCTCAGTTCAGATGATAGTGAAAGCAATCTTGTTAAGCTAATTACACTGAATGGTTGGACTGATCATAATCAGTGGCTTAA GTATCCTGAACAGAGGTCTGAGAAAATATTTCTGGTATCTGGTCAGTACTACTTTATTCGTGTTTACATGAAAGCAGATAAGTTAGGAGACTGTGCATCTGTTGCTGTTGAATTACCAAGTGGTCATTTTGAAGGACCAATTAAAAAGAAGCATCTATCTTGGAAACTTACTAGCTCTAAAGAAGGACCTGGACCTAAAGAGATTATTGAac cccTACCTAAGCCAGTTGGTTTGTTTGCTTTAAATGATGCCTCAGTAAAGGACATTTTACTTCCAggtgaaaacaaaataattcttgGTGATGTTGATCTAACTTCGGGACCAACAG gccTTAAAGATGATGCATTCTTGTTCAAAGGGAATCGTTCCTCATACATTGAAATACCAAATGATGGAAAATTAGATGTAAAACACTCTTTAACAATCTTGGCAAATATATATCCAATGGGTGAAGATGGTcccattattaattttaaacgaGACGGTTGGGGAGTTCATTTATGGCAGTTTAGTAAGACACAACTTTTTGTTAGATTTGTAACACGTGAAGGAAAAATGAGTATGCAGCCTTTGGGTACAAGAGTGTTACAA CTCAATAAATGGAATCAAGTTGGTGCTACTTATGACAAAAGTTCTGGTGTAGCTCAATTATGGCATGATGGGAAGATGGTTAAAAGTAGAAATATAGGACAAGTAGACCTTTTGACTAATGCACCCATTAGACTTGGTGCCAGAGAAGGTGATGACCGTTTTTTCAAAGGAAAAATTTCATGTATTCAAATATATGATAGAGCTTTAAGTGCTGATCAAATTGGTGAAGTTAAACACTGTCCAAAGCAAAGTAAAG AGTCTGAGTCAGTGGAGAACAGAATTGGTGAAGACACTGAAGAAGAACTTATTG taactcGATGCGATCCTAGCCCTTGTTTGAACAGTGGTGAATGTATTGATgatgacaaaaaaattgatgGTTACAAATGCATATGTACTAGTGATTTTACAGGAAAACATTGTCAag